Part of the Scrofimicrobium sp. R131 genome is shown below.
CCCGGCCCCGTCCGCGAAGGCAGAGTTGAACATGCCGTAGTGCGCGTAGGTGTAGGAACCGTCGGCGGTCTGGCAGGAAGGAATGTCGACCATCATGTCGCGTGGGATGGAAAGAATGGTGGCGTGCTGACGGTCGGCCGACAGGTGCAGAATCATCGTCGTGTCGGAGCGGATGGTCGGGTCCAGGTCAATGGTGCCGGCTCCGATTTCGCCGTTCTCGTTGTATCGGGAGTCGATTCCGGAAACCAGGATGTTGACCGGGCGACCCTCGAACGCGTCCGGAGGCAACTCCTCGTTCACCACCGTGGCCGATTGACTGTTGTCCGAGCCACGGTTGGCCGTGCTGATGACCGAGTCTTTGATCTGGTGGTCCAGGTTGTTGATCATGAGGGCCCCGGCCACCCCACCGAAGAGAGCGACCGCCAGCACCGCCGCTAACACCGAACGAACCCAAGGGAACCGGTAGGGGTTCGGTGAGGCGTGCGCGATCGGCAGGCGATCAGTGTTGGCGCGCGATTTAGCTTTGCTCATATTGTCGTTAACTTCTTCCCGGCGGCGGAGCCCAGGCGGCCCCTTCCCGTCATGCTACTAGTGTGCCCGGTCAGACTCGTCAGGCGCACCGCTGGGTGCGTCGTTGGACCGGTGGGTGGAACCGTGTGGATCGGAAAGGCCAGTTGGGGGCTTGGGAGCTGACTCCAGGGCTAGGGCCCGAGCCAGCAGAGTTAGTTTACGATCGTTAGCTGAGTCGCGCCGATATCCGGTGGCCATCTGGGTGAAGACCACCAGGAACAGCACGTAAACCAGGAGGTTGACCCCGGACGTAACTCCGATCAACCAAGCCAACCGGTTGATCACGTCGGGGAAGACAACCGCGAAGCCTGCCGCCACCACGATCAGCATGACGCCCAACCGGCGCAGTGCCAGGTGGTTGGCACTCTTGATCGGTCGCATCATGAAGTAGGTGACGACGACCAGCCCGATAATCAGGATCGTTTTGATCAGCCAGTAGGACACGGGATCACCCCAGCACCAGTTCAACCAGAATATTCACCGAGTTCAAGAGGGATTGCCCCTTGGACTTGGAATAGTCTGTGTAGCGGATATGGACCGGCATCTCGACCCATTTGAAGTCGGTCTTGGCCAGCTGACCGATGATTTCGGAGGCATGGGCCATCCGATCCTGCTGCAGGCTCACGCTGGCGGCCGCATCTCGACGAAGCAGCCGCAGTCCATTGTGGGCATCGGTCAGTTTGAGCCCGGTGCGCCACCGGGTCACCGTTGCGGCGGTGCGCAGCACCAGCCGTTTGGCCCAGCCGATGTCGACCTGCCCTTCAAGGAACCGGGACCCGTAGATGACGGACAGGTCATCCGCCTCGGCCCGGGCCACCATGGCGGCCGCGTCGTCGGTGGAATGCTGACCGTCAGCGTCAAAAGTGACCAGGTACTTGGCCTCGGTGTAGTGCAGGACGTACTCGATCCCGGTCTGCAGGGCCGCGCCTTGGCCCAGGTTGATCGGGTGCTGCACCACGTAGGCCCCGGCGTCGGCGGCAATCTCAGCGGAACTATCGCTGGAACCGTCATCCACACACACAATGTTGGGGAAAGTTTTGCGCGCCTCACGCACCACATCCCCGATGACGGGGCCCTCGTTATAGAGGGGGATCACCAACCAGGTGGAGGTGATGGGGGCAAAATCGGCACACATACGTCCATTGTGTCACGCGGTTTGGGGGATGTGCATCTGCTCATCAGTGTGAGATAGTCTGAGATGACAGTTAGTGCAGCACGCTGGCAGAACCGATTTTAGGGAGTGTCTATGCCACGGATTGTGGACTCAGCTGACGTTTCACCGCAAGCATCGATCGGGGAGGGAACCAGCGTCTGGCATTTGGCTCAGGTGCGTGAGGATGCCCAGATCGGCGAGAACTGCATCATTGGGCGTGGGGCCTACATCGGCACCGGGGTCCACTTGGGCCGGAACTGTAAGGTGCAGAATTACGCCCTGGTTTACGAACCCGCCTACCTGGCCGACGGCGTGTTTATCGGCCCGGCCGTGGTGCTGACCAACGATCACAACCCGCGCGCGGTCAATCCGGACGGCTCGGTCAAGTCGGCCAGTGACTGGGAGCCGGTGGGCGTCACGATTGGCGAGGGGGCCGCGATTGGCGCTCGCGCCGTCTGCGTGGCACCGGTCAAGATTGGCGCTTGGGCCACCGTAGCCGCAGGAGCGGTCGTGACTAAAGACGTACCCGACTACGCCCTGATGGTGGGTGTGCCCGCCCGGCGAATTGGTTGGGTAGGTAAAGCGGGACTAAAGCTTGAGCCCGAGGCCAATCGGCCGGGATATTATCGTTGCCCAGAGGCTGGAACAATGTACCGGGAAATTTCCGAAACGGAACTGGAAGAGGTTGAAACGGATGACAACTGAGGAACTGGCATTTATTCCCCCCGCCAAGCCGATTATTGGTGAGGAGGAAGTGGAGGCAGTTTCGGCCGTCCTCCGCTCCGGCATGGTCGCTCAGGGGCCGCAGGTAGCGGCATTTGAGCAGGAGTTTTCCGAGCAGGTAGTCGACGGCGTGCACTCGGTCGCCGTCAACTCGGGCACGTCCGCCCTGCACCTGGGTCTGCTGGCAGCCGGGGTGGGCCCGGGGGACGAGGTGATTGTCCCCTCGTTTACCTTTGCCGCGACCGCCAACTCGGTTGCGATCACCGGGGCCACTCCCGTGTTCGCCGACATTGAACCCACCTACTTCTGCCTCGACCCGAAGGCAGCAGAGGCCGCCATCACCGAGCGGACGAAAGCCATCATGCCGGTGCACCTGTACGGGCACCCCGCCAATATGGACGCCTTCGAAGACCTGGCTGAGAAGCACGGCTTGGCTCTGTTTGAGGACGCCGCCCAGGCGCACGGGGCCTCCCTTGACGGCCAGAAAGTGGGCACCTTCGGGACGTTTGCCGGCTTCAGCTTCTACCCGACCAAGAACATGACTTCCGGTGAGGGCGGCATGGTTACCTCCGCCTCGGCCGAGGTGGCTCGCCGCGTGCAGGTGCTGCGAAACCAGGGGATGGCCAAGCAGTATGCCAACGAGATGGTGGGCCTGAACAACCGGATGACCGACATCAACGGCGCGATTGGGCGCACCCAGCTGAAGCACCTGGACGAGTGGACGCAGAAGCGGCAGGCCAACGCGGCATTTCTCGATGCCAACCTGGAGGGCGTCGTGGTTCCCGCCGTGGCGGAAGGTGCCGTTCACGTCTACCACCAGTACACGATCCGGGTCGACGCCGCCGATCGTGCGCGCATCGTCGAGCAGCTGCGCGACCAGTACCAGGTTGGGTCCGGTGTCTACTACCCGATTCCCAACCACCGCCTCGTTTCCCTCGCCCACTTTGCCCCGGGCCTGGATCTGCCCGAAACCGAGAAGGCCGCCGCTGAGGTCATTTCGCTGCCGGTCCACCCCTCGCTGAGTCAGGCCGACCTGGAACGGATCGTCACCGCGGTCAACGCGGTCGTTCGGGCGGGAGCATAAACATGGCCAACATTCGCGTCGGGGTCCTGGGAATTGGCTCCATGGGGCGCCACCACGTGCGCAATGCCCGCGCGCTTGAGGGCTTCGATTTGGTGGCCGTAGCCGATCCGGGTGGTGACAAGTTCGGGGTGGCGGGGGATCTGGATGTCCTCGGCTCCGTGGACGAGCTGATCGCCGCCGGGATTGAGGCCGCCATCGTGGCGGTGCCGACCGTCTTCCACGAGGACGCGGCCCTCAAGCTGGCCGAAGCCGGGATTCACACCCTGGTGGAGAAGCCGCTGGCCGGAGATTTGGCGGCCGGACAGAGGATGACCGAAGCCTTCGAAGCCGCCGGTCTAGTCGGGGCGGTGGGCTACGTGGAGCGGTGCAACCCCGCGCTGCTGGAGATGCGCAAGCGCATTGCGGACGGTCAGCTTGGTGAGGTGTACCAGGTGTCCACTCGGCGTCAGTCGCCGTTCCCAGCCCGGATTTCCGACGTGGGTGTGGTCAAGGACCTGGCGACCCACGACGTGGACCTGGCCGCCTGGATTGCGGGCGCACCCTACGAACTGGTCTTTGCTCAGGTTTCGCACCGGTCGGGCCGGGATCACGAGGACATGCTGACCGCGTCGGGTCGTTTCACCAATGGGATCCTAGTCAATCACCTGGTCAACTGGCTCACCCCCTACAAGGACCGCGCCACGATCGTGGTTGGGGAGCATGGAGCGCTGGTGGCTGACACCGCCATGGGTGACCTGACCTTCTTCGAGAACGGCGAGTTTGCCCTCGAATGGGACCAAATTGCCGCCTTCCGGGGAGTTTCGGAGGGGCAGGTGATTCGCTACGCCCTCAAGAAGCGCGAGCCGCTGGCGGTGGAACAGGGGAACTTCCGCGACGCCATCAACGGGCTAAGCTCGAACATTGTGACCATGCGGGAAGGGCTCGACGACATGCGGGTGGTCGAGGCGATGCTCGAGTCGGCCGCCACCGGCGAGTCGGTGAAGCTGTAACCTCGACAGAAAGTTGACCGGGCGTTTGGGTGGCAACACCTGGGCGCCCGGTTTGCTGTTCCGGTCCGGGGGGGGGGGGAGAGTGACCAGGTCCAGCGGGCACCCGGAGCAGTTTGGCCAGTTTTCGGGGGCAAATGAGGGCGGCGCGCAGGTGAGTAATTGGCCTCAAACTGCTGACTGGTCTGGGATGTGCGCCCAGTCAGCACCTATGCTGGTTCGGTACGGAGTGACTTTCCTGTCTCCCCGTGGTCGAAAGAGGCCGGAGACAGGCTAAAGCCGGGAGACCGCAGATTGAGCACAAATTCAGTTGAGACCGGGACCAAACCTGCGCTACCTGCCAACACTGGCTGGCGGTGGATCCTGCTGGCGCTGGTGACGGTGGGAAACTATCTTGCCTGGTACTTGCTGTGGCGGATGGTCTATCTGAGCGGCGATGATTTTCGGGCCAGCCTCAACGGAGGAGCCGGACAGTATGGCCGCTCCACCCTAGGCCAGATTTGGGCGGCCGGCGTCGATGACTATTTGCACTGGAACGGCAGGTTTGCCGACGCAATCGTGAAACTGCAGATCTCGCTCGGCTATGAGGCCTGGCAGCTCATCTCTCCTCTGCTTCTGACCCTGCTGGCCGCGGTTGCTACCGCTCTGATTTATCGGATCGGCCGGGTCGCCTTTCCCAACTTTCACCTGCGGACCGGCGTACTGGTGGTCGTCTACCTGCTGGTGAGTCTGATTCCCTTCGCGCTGATTGGGACCCAGCCGCTGCTGGGTTCAACCATGTTCTTCTTCAACGCGGCAGTGGTGGGGTACGGTCTGGCACTGTTGCTTCTGCTGGTCGGCCTGTGGCTGCTGTTCGGCCGCTATCCGAAGAATCCCAGTGTTCCGGTGCTGGTGCTGCTGGTGCCGCTTTTCTTTTCGCTCAGCCTGATCAACGAGTCGGTTGGTTTCGCGGGCCTGGTCTTGAGCATGGTGGCCCTGGCCTTGCCCGCCACCCGGGTACTGGCCCGGGGGTTTGCTCTGGCCGCGGGGGCCTCTTTGGTTGGGTTTGTGGTCTTTTTCTTGGCTCCCGGTCGGGCGAGCCGGCAGGGGCTGGTCCATGGCGCCGAGGACTCGCTGCTGGTCAGGTCTGCTCGCGGCGCGCTCATGGTGTTGCCGAGCGGGCGCATCTACCTGGTGCTGGTCCTGATCATCACCCTGGTGGCCCTCGCGATCATTGGGTCCCGCTTGGTGGCGGATCGGGGGGCAGCGGGTCGATGGCCGCTGATTGGAGCCGGGATTGGCGTGCTGGGGACCCTGGTCCTGTTTGCCGCTTCGGTTGCCTGGACGGGAAACCGGGACGGAGACACCTTTACGGCCGCAGTGCTGCGCGCGCTGTACCAACTCGGCAGCTTCAAGCTGATGGTGTTGGGACTGGGGCTTTTGATCGCGGGCTGGTTCCTGGTCGTTTACCGACTACCGGCCAAAGTCCGGGACCCGCTGGTGCTGCTCACCGTGGCGGCGGTGGTTTCTGCCGGTCCGGCGGTGGCCATGGGTCTCTATCCGGGGCGCCCCTACATTTTTATCGTCTACCTGCTCTCGCTGATTGGCGTGCTGGTGCTGACCTTAGGCTGGAGTCAGGCGCGGTCCAGGGGATTGGGGTTGGCAGCCGGGGTGTTAGTCCTCGCCACTATTGCATTTGCTGGAATGGGTTACGCGGAAAGTCATCGCCAACTCACTGACGTTTACCGGCTGTGGCACCCGGTGGAACAGGAGCTGGTGGCGGTTGGTTCCGGGGCCGAGTTGCCGGCGGAGATCATCTTGCCAAGTGCCGACAGGTACCCGGACGAACTGTGGTCTCGCCTGGTTTCCCGCTCGGAAGGATCCGAGGCAGCGCTGAGGGAGTGGTTCGGAATCCCGGATTCGGTGAAGCTAGAATGGCGGTAGGCAGCATGTTAGCGGTTCTATTTGAGGGGGCACGATGGTAGATCTTTCCGTCGTTGTCCCCTGCCACAACGAGGCCGGACAGCTGTTAGCGCTCAAGCAGGCGCTGGTCTCCACCATGACGGAGCACCTTCCAGAGCTGGCATTTGAAGTGGTCTTGGTGGACGACGGATCGACCGATGGCACCGCCGAGCTGATTGAGCAGATTTGCGCAGAGAATCCCCATTTCCGTGGGCTTTCGTTCTCGCGCAACTTCGGGAAAGAATCGGCCATGCTGGCCGGGTTGGAAGCCAGTGTCGGACAGTACGTCGTGATTATGGACGCCGACCTGCAGCACCCCCCGGAGCTGATTCCGGAGCTGTACCACCAGATTGTCCAAAACGGGGTGGATCAGGTGATTGCCCGGAGGAATCGGGCCGGGGATTCGTTCTGGCGCTCGTTGGTGTCCAAGGCCTACTACCGTCTCGTGAACTCAATGGTCGACGTAAAGCTGCAAGATGGAGAGGGAGACTTCCGGATCCTGAGCCGAAGGGCGGTCACGGCCCTGGTGTCGCTGCGAGAGACCAACCGGTTCTCCAAGGGGCTGTTTTCGTGGATTGGGTTCCCCACAGAAGTGATGGAATACCAAAACGTGACCCGGGACGGGGGAACCTCCTCGTGGTCCACCAAGTCGCTGATCAATTACGGGATTGAAGGAGTTGTCTCCTTCAACTCCAAACCGCTTCGAAGCGTGATTTACCTGGGCGCAATCATCTTCGGGCTCTCGCTGCTCTACCTGGTCTATCTGTTGGGGCAGTATCTGGTGGTTGGGGTGACAACTCCCGGATATGTCACCACGATCGCGGTGATCATCATGTTCGGCGGTGCGCAACTGTTTGGCCTTGGAATTGTTGGGGAGTACGTGGGCCGGCTGTACCAAGAGGTAAAGAGCAGGCCTCACTACCTGGTGTATCGCACCTTCGGACAGTCCGAGTAGGGGCCCAGGCAAGTGCGAAAGAATCTAGAGCAGTTCATCAGGTTTGGCATGGTTGGTGTGGTCAACACGGGGGTCTACTATGCCTTTTACCGAGTGTGGCTGTTAATCTTGCCCTACCTCGCAGCCCACGTCCTGGCCTGGGCGCTGGCCACGTTGATCTCCTTCTACCTAAACGCATACTTCACGTTCAAGGTACGCCCGACTCTAAAGAAGCTGTTAGCGTTCCCACTGTCCTCACTGGTCAACCTGGCCATTTCGACGGTGGTCTCGGCGATCCTGGTGAGCGGGATGGACGTGTCCGACAAGTGGGGAACGCTGATTGGTGGCATCATTGCCGTGCCATTTACTTTCCTGGTTGTTCGTTTGATCTTTGTCCGGCCCGCGGCCTCGACCCAGGCCCCAGCTGCAACCGCAGGGGAATCCCCGGCGGCTGCTCCAGAGCCGACTCCGGCTCCGGCACAGACAGAAGGCGAAACTACAATCTGAGTTCAGGCTCATGTTTGCTGAGCCATAAGAGAGGATGTGACCGCTGTTGGGTACCACTCAAACTGACGGCAAACCCCGCACTGGCAAGGTGCTGCGCGCTCTTGGCTGGGCCGCGGCCTGGCTCCTGGCGTTGGTAGGACTGGTCCTGTTCCTGGGATCCGTGTGGGTTCGCCGCAAGTTTGGCGTAGTTTCCATCGACCAGGCACTGATGAACATCCCCGAGCCGGGGAAGAACATTCCTGGTGGTTGGGACCTGGTGCTGGAGGGAACGCTCTGGATTGTGGTGCTACCAATCGTGATTTGGGTGGCGGCCCTGCTGCTGTGGCGGTGGACGCGGCGCCCCAGCTTCCGCTCTTCCAGCCCGAAGTTGGGCTTGGCAGTGTCGATCGCCTGGGTGCCGGTGCTGCTCCTGTTGGTGCCGGCCAGCGGGCTGTACCAGGGGAACCTCACGTTCGACCTGCAAACCTACCTGCAGGCTCGAAACTCGAAGATGGACATGCAGGACTACTACGCGGTGCCCGAGTTTGACCAGCCTCTGACTGACAAGTCCAACCTGGTACTGATTTACCTTGAGTCGGTTGAAGACGCCATGGGCCTCGTCCCGCCGTTCGAACTGAACATGTTAGCGCCGGTTCAGGAGGCAACCGAGGATTGGCAGAGCATCCCGGCCCTGGAGCAGTATGCGGGTGGGGGCTGGACCATGTCGGGGATCGTCTCGACCCAATGCGGGATTCCGTTGCGGTCTGGGAACGCGCACACGACGTCGGCCGAGATGAATGTTCTGGGGGCTGAGACCAGCCGGTTCCTCTCCGGCGCGGTTTGTCTGGGGGATGTCCTGGCTGATGCCGGCTATCAAAACGTGTTCATGGGCGGCGCCGACTCTGCTTTTGCCGGCAAACATAGCTTCCTGGAGCAACATGGGTACCAGACGATCAAAGATCTGAATACCTGGGAGGCTGCCGGTGAAACCGAGATGCGCAGCGACTGGGGTCTGTCCGACCGCCGGCTGATGGACCTGGCCAAAGACCAGCTGATGGAACTGCGCGACTCTGGCCAACCTTACAATCTGACCCTGCTGACGCTTGACACGCACGATGGACCTCGGCCTCACGACTACTGCCCGGTGACCACCGACGTGCCGATGACCTCTATTACCGAATGCTCCATGTCTCAGGTGGCCGGATTCCTCGAGTTCATGGAAGACGAAGGATTCTTGGAGGACACCGCAGTCGTGGTGATGGGTGATCACCTGAAGTTTGTGGCTGAGACCAACAGCTTCTAGGACGAGCTGCGCCCACTTGAGAATCGAACCATTTTCAACCGGTTCCATTCGCCCGAGGAGGTCAAGGTAGTCGACACGTTCACCGATCAGCTAGACATGTACCCGACCATTTTGGACCTGATGGGGCTGGATCCGGTTGATGGGCGGGCCGGCTTGGGAGTGTCCGCGCTGGAAAAGGGGCAGCCAAAGGGGAGCGTCCGTTCCCTGTCACCAGATCAGTACCATGAACTTCTGTTCTCGCGGTCCTTGGATTTCTACAATCGGATGTGGGGTCAACTGCCCAACTAAGCAGTTGTCGCTGATTAGAGCCGGGGTAGGAGTGTGCCTGCCCCGGCTGAAAGCCGCCTGGCTACCGGGGCTCATCTGACTGTGCCCAGGCGACCCTGGCCCCACGCCGGCAACCCTCTCAATGGCTCGATCTGGGCCGATCTCCGCACTTTTCTCGGATGTTCTCATTTCGTTGTCGCCTGTTACAAATGATGTTATTGTGACAGATGTGACGATTGAACTATCTACGCCTGCAACCTGAGAGGGAACCTCGTGAAGATTTGGCGAAACCTGGTGAGCCTGAGCCTGAGTGGGGGACTGGTTGTCTCCCTCCTGGTAGCCGCTCCGGTCGTGGCCGCGGCCCCGGCCACTGTTCCGACGGCAGAAGCCGCGCCCATTTCCGAGAACATCACCGCCAGTGAAGTGGAGATGACCCCGGTGGTAGCCGACAAGGAATACAGCGAAGCTCCACAGCTGCCCGAAGCTGAGGGCGACGCCCAGCAGCAGGAGTTGCTCTCCACCACTGCCGCCGAGCCCGAGCTGGACCACAGTGCCAAGGTTGCCCGCGTTGACCTGAACTCGGATATCGCTATCGTGGGCGTGACCTGGGATATCAACCAGATTGCTCCGGCGCGAGTGGACCTGCGCCGCCTCGAGTACGGCACCTGGACTGAGTGGCAGACTCTCGGTTTGGAGCAGACTCCCGACTTTGTTGACGAGGCGGAGCTGACTCGGGCCGGTACCGACCCGATTACTCTGACCAACGTCACCTCGGTCGAGGTGGTGGCTTTTGGAGCCGACGGGCAGGCGCTCGATGGGATCACGGTCAACGTGATTGATCCCCGGGGGGCCGACCCGGTCGAGAACGTGCTGACTCAGGAAGCCGCAGAGGTGCCCACAGATGAGCAGGAAGCTGCCCAATCGGGACCGGAAGAGCTTCCGGCGCCGGAAGACGAGCTGCCCCCGGCAGAGGAAAATGAGCAGTCGGAGGATCAGCTCCTCGACACCGAGGGAGCGGCGGAAGTTGACCCCGCCTCCTACCGGTCCGTAGTGCCGACCGCACTGTCCGCCAACGGCAACACCTATGACACGGGGACCAACGGATTGGTGATCACCACCCGGAAAGGCTGGGGCGCAAACGAGGCTTACCGCCAAGGGTGGGAAGACATCAATGTCATCTTTAAAGGTGCGGTCATCCACCACACGGCCGGCTCAAACAACTACACCAAAGAGCAGGTGCCCGGTCAGATTCAAGGAATCTACTACTACCACGCGGTGACGCTTGACTGGGGTGACATCGGCTACCAGCTGCTGGTGGACAAATATGGCGGCGTCTGGGAGGGGCGCTACGGGACCTTGTCGCGCAGCCCACGGGGGGCACAGGCGTACGGTGCTAACTCGGAAACCTTTGGTATCTCCGTGCTGGGGGATTACAGCAGTGCCGCTCCGCCGCAGGTCGCTCAGGATTCGGTCGCAAAGACCATTGCCTGGATGTTCAACCGGTTCAACATTACTAACCCGACCGGGACCATCTATGTGCCTGGGAGCAATCTGGCGGGTCGGACCATCGGTACCATTTCCGGTCACCGCGATGTCGGCGGGACCGAGTGCCCGGGGGCCGCGTTCTATGCGCGCATTCCCTCGATCAGGACCGCGGTAGTCAACTTCATGAAGAACCCGGGGGATCCTGGTGGGTCCGGTGGTTCGGGCGGCTCGGGTGGCTCCGGAGGCGGGTCAACCACTGCTTGGGATTACGGTCAGATTATCTCGGACAAGACGTTCTATAACTCCACATCGATGACTGAAGCTCAGATCGACAAGTTCATCAAAGATAAGGGAGCCAGTTGCACCAACGGGTCGGGAACCACCTGTCTGAAGAACAAGACGTTCCCCACGCAGAAACTCACCACCCAGCGGGGTGGGTGCCAGCCGCTGAACCTCACCGGCAATCAGACGCCAGCCAAGATTATCGCTGAGACGGCCAAGGCTTGCGGGATCAACCCTCAGGTAATTCTGGCCAACATGCAGAAGGAATCCTCCGGCATCATGCAGCCGCTCAGCGATGCTTCCTGGGCCAAGGTGATGGGCTCTGGGTGCCCGACCGGACAGGACTGCAGTGCAGCCCAAGCGGGCTTCGCCAAGCAGATCTACTTTGGGGCCGACAAGCTGGTCTCGTATCCGCTGAGCCCCAACTCCTGGCCTTACGTGAAGGCAGTGAGGGACAAGTCGCCCGTCAAGATTCCTTACAACGTCAGCCCTTCCTGCGGTACCCGTGAGTTCACGATCAAGAACGATGCGACGGCCGCCCTCTACACGTACACGCCGTACGTCCCCAATGCGGCTGCTGTTGGAAGCTACCCCAGTGCGGGAGACTCCTGCTCTCACACCGGATGGCGGAACTTCCATCACTACATGGTCGAATGGTTCCCGGAGTCGATGACCGACGGATCCACCACGCCAACTCCGACGCCGACACCGACACCAACTCCGACTCCAACCCCGAACCCGTCCAATCCGAGCTGGGGTCAGGAAGTTCGGTTTGGCGTTGGCTGGGATGGTCGAGTGATCTACCCGGGTGACTGGAACGGAGATGGGCACGCTGACCTCATGATGATGTATGGCAATGAGGACCTGATGCTCTACCCCGGGCGCGGGAACAATACCTTTGCCGCGCGGGTGAAGATCGGTCACGGTTGGGGCGGATTCGACCGTGTCCTCGGTGGAGTCGATTGGGACGGTGACGGAAATGTCGACCTGATCGGCCGGCAGAAGTCCACGGGCAACCTACTTCTTTACCCGGGGAATGGCAAGGGCTCCTTCGCCGCTCCGCGACAGATTGGACACGGGTGGAACGGAATGACGGACCTGACTGTGGCCAACTCCTTACGGGGTCCCGTAATCTACGCAATGGACAAGAACAAGCTGTATGCGTATCCGGGCAACGGCAAGGGAGGCTTCCTGCCCACGATCAGCCAGGGTTCGAACTGGGGTGGCATTAACAAGCTGGTTTCCGTTGGCGACTGGAGTGGGGACGGTAATCCGGATCTGATTGCCCGGACCACCGGCGGGGTGATGTTGATCTACCGCGGCAACAGTGACTACACGGTTCAAAACGGCGTGAAGATTGCTGAAGGATGGCAATCAATGAAAGAGTTTGGAGTCTCCAATACTGACAAGAGCTTCCAGCCTCTCTGGGTGATTAAGAGCGACAACTCGCTGTGGGATTACCGTTTCCTCGGCGTGAAGTAACCGAATGACAGCAAGTGGGCCCCGAAACAGTCTCTGTTTCGGGGCCCACTGCTACGGGCTAGAATGCCACTGTGCGAAAGGAGTCCCATGGACGTGCGTGACGCCCATATTCTGCATCTCAACGACGTGGCTCAAACCGGTCGGAACCTGGTCGGGTATGCGCGCTCGCAGGGACGCCACTGGGGTCTGAGGACCCTCCCGGCCGGCTCGGGACCGCTGATGGAGGTTGCTGGGCGCAGGTTGATCGACCTTGGGCACTGGCTCCGCGAACCAGATCAGGCGGACCTACTGCATGTGCACTACGCTCCCAATGCCTACTATGCCTGGGTGAAGCATCGCCCACACGTGGTTCATGTGCACGGGACGGACTTACGCCAGGACCTGTATCGGCGGGGGATAGGTACTCTCACCCGGCGAGCGTTGGAACGAGCCGTCCTGGTGGTAGCAGCCACCCCGGATCTATTGGAACAGCTCCAACAGCTTCGCCCGGATGCCATTCACGTGCCTAACCCGGTGCCCTACCGGGCGCTCTCCCAGCCAATTGCTCCCCGCGACCCCCAGGGACCGATCGTGTTCAACGCTCGGTGGGACGACAGCAAGGGGGCGCCGGAGTTGCTGGAGGCGGCCGCTCATCTGGTGCAGCAGGGATATCGAGTGATCGGTCTCGATTGGGGCCAGTGGGGCAGTGAGGCTCGGAATGTTGGAGTGGAACTGCGACCGCTCGGGACGCCGGCTCAGTTCCGGAGCTTGCTCGAGTCGGCCTCGGTCGTGGTCGGTCAGGTGGGGATTGACGCGTTGACGATCTCAGACCTGGAGACCCTGGTGGTGGGTCGACCGCTGGTGACTCGTGCCCAGGCTGAAGGCGCGCCGGTTGCCGCCCCAACCCCCAACATTTTGACGGCCGTGATGAACCTGATTATGCATCCGCAGGAGGCGACCCAACTCGGCCTGACCGGCCGACAGTGGGTGGAGACTGAACGCGGTCCTGCCCGGTCTTTGGAGCGCTGGGAAGACCTGTACCAGCGGATCCTCAACTAGTCTCGCCGACTGGTCGGACTAGTGCGCCCAGTCGGCGAGAGCCCTGGGCTAGTTGTGTAAGCTGGGGTGGTGATCGGCAGCAACAGACAGAACCGGAG
Proteins encoded:
- a CDS encoding acyltransferase encodes the protein MPRIVDSADVSPQASIGEGTSVWHLAQVREDAQIGENCIIGRGAYIGTGVHLGRNCKVQNYALVYEPAYLADGVFIGPAVVLTNDHNPRAVNPDGSVKSASDWEPVGVTIGEGAAIGARAVCVAPVKIGAWATVAAGAVVTKDVPDYALMVGVPARRIGWVGKAGLKLEPEANRPGYYRCPEAGTMYREISETELEEVETDDN
- a CDS encoding glycosyltransferase family 2 protein — protein: MVDLSVVVPCHNEAGQLLALKQALVSTMTEHLPELAFEVVLVDDGSTDGTAELIEQICAENPHFRGLSFSRNFGKESAMLAGLEASVGQYVVIMDADLQHPPELIPELYHQIVQNGVDQVIARRNRAGDSFWRSLVSKAYYRLVNSMVDVKLQDGEGDFRILSRRAVTALVSLRETNRFSKGLFSWIGFPTEVMEYQNVTRDGGTSSWSTKSLINYGIEGVVSFNSKPLRSVIYLGAIIFGLSLLYLVYLLGQYLVVGVTTPGYVTTIAVIIMFGGAQLFGLGIVGEYVGRLYQEVKSRPHYLVYRTFGQSE
- a CDS encoding Gfo/Idh/MocA family oxidoreductase encodes the protein MANIRVGVLGIGSMGRHHVRNARALEGFDLVAVADPGGDKFGVAGDLDVLGSVDELIAAGIEAAIVAVPTVFHEDAALKLAEAGIHTLVEKPLAGDLAAGQRMTEAFEAAGLVGAVGYVERCNPALLEMRKRIADGQLGEVYQVSTRRQSPFPARISDVGVVKDLATHDVDLAAWIAGAPYELVFAQVSHRSGRDHEDMLTASGRFTNGILVNHLVNWLTPYKDRATIVVGEHGALVADTAMGDLTFFENGEFALEWDQIAAFRGVSEGQVIRYALKKREPLAVEQGNFRDAINGLSSNIVTMREGLDDMRVVEAMLESAATGESVKL
- a CDS encoding GtrA family protein, which produces MRKNLEQFIRFGMVGVVNTGVYYAFYRVWLLILPYLAAHVLAWALATLISFYLNAYFTFKVRPTLKKLLAFPLSSLVNLAISTVVSAILVSGMDVSDKWGTLIGGIIAVPFTFLVVRLIFVRPAASTQAPAATAGESPAAAPEPTPAPAQTEGETTI
- a CDS encoding glycosyltransferase family 2 protein, whose amino-acid sequence is MCADFAPITSTWLVIPLYNEGPVIGDVVREARKTFPNIVCVDDGSSDSSAEIAADAGAYVVQHPINLGQGAALQTGIEYVLHYTEAKYLVTFDADGQHSTDDAAAMVARAEADDLSVIYGSRFLEGQVDIGWAKRLVLRTAATVTRWRTGLKLTDAHNGLRLLRRDAAASVSLQQDRMAHASEIIGQLAKTDFKWVEMPVHIRYTDYSKSKGQSLLNSVNILVELVLG
- a CDS encoding DegT/DnrJ/EryC1/StrS family aminotransferase, with product MTTEELAFIPPAKPIIGEEEVEAVSAVLRSGMVAQGPQVAAFEQEFSEQVVDGVHSVAVNSGTSALHLGLLAAGVGPGDEVIVPSFTFAATANSVAITGATPVFADIEPTYFCLDPKAAEAAITERTKAIMPVHLYGHPANMDAFEDLAEKHGLALFEDAAQAHGASLDGQKVGTFGTFAGFSFYPTKNMTSGEGGMVTSASAEVARRVQVLRNQGMAKQYANEMVGLNNRMTDINGAIGRTQLKHLDEWTQKRQANAAFLDANLEGVVVPAVAEGAVHVYHQYTIRVDAADRARIVEQLRDQYQVGSGVYYPIPNHRLVSLAHFAPGLDLPETEKAAAEVISLPVHPSLSQADLERIVTAVNAVVRAGA
- a CDS encoding DUF2304 domain-containing protein, encoding MSYWLIKTILIIGLVVVTYFMMRPIKSANHLALRRLGVMLIVVAAGFAVVFPDVINRLAWLIGVTSGVNLLVYVLFLVVFTQMATGYRRDSANDRKLTLLARALALESAPKPPTGLSDPHGSTHRSNDAPSGAPDESDRAH